The window AGAAACCTGTTGCAAAGCTAATATCCAAGCTAAGAGCTAAAAAGACAAGGCATTACTACGAAGTTATGGGAGGCAAGTCCCCACAAAAGGAGCAAACAGAAAGACAGGCACAGGCACTTCAGAGAGAACTGGGAGAGGACTTTAAAGTGGCTATCGCTATGAGATACTGGCATCCCTTTACGGAAGAGGCTCTTGAAGAGCTCTTTAAAGAAGGCATAAACAGAATAGTCTTACTTCCCATGTATCCACAGTACAGCAAAACTACCACAGGATCTTCTTTTAACGAGTTTGACAGAGTTTTTAAAAGATTCCCACAAGTGCCTGTTGTTAAGGTAAAGTCTTACCACGATCACCCCCTTTACATAAAGGCAATGGTGGAAAACATAAAAGAAAACCTTCCCAATTGGGAGGACTATTTCTTCCTATTTACCGCTCACAGCTTACCCGTTAGTGTCATAAAGAGGGGAGACCCTTACCAAAAACAAACGGAGGAAACAGTCAGGCTCATTGTGGAACACTTCCCTAAAGTGGAATACGCTCTGGGCTATCAGAGTAAAATAGGACCCGTCAAATGGCTTGAACCTCCTACTGACAAGCTTATAGAAGAAACCATAAAAGCTGGTTATAAGCGCATAGCTGTCATACCTGTATCTTTTGTGTGTGAGCATTCTGAAACCTTGTACGAGCTTGACGTATCTTACAAAAAGCTTGCAGAAAACTTAGGTGTTGAAAGTTTTGTCAGGATACCTACCTTAAAAGACCACCCCCTTTTCATATCCGCACTAAAGGAGATCATACTTTCCCATTTATAGATATAATTAGGTCTTGATGAAGCTGTGTTTTGTGTCCACGGGTGGTGCAGTAAGAGGTGTTATGGCACAGGCTATAGCGAGAAAGCTCTCACGAGATGCTCTTTTAAACTTGGATATCTACTCTGCCGGTGTAGAACCTTTGTCTGATGTTCCACAGGAGGTCATACAAGTACTAAAGGAGAAAGGCTACCCTACAGAAGGGATAAAGCCTAAAGGTATTGAAGAAATACCTTACGAAGAAATGGACATTATAATAACCCTTTCTCCAGAAGCCAGAGACAGATGCCCTTATGTACCCACTCACAAAAGACGGGAACATTGGGTACTGGAAGAAATCAAAGACACGAGCGATCTTAATGCCCTCAGAAAGCTCAGAGATCAGATAGAGGAGAATGTAAACTCTCTCTTCAAAATAAGGTAGATTTATACTTGTCATAAGGCATTTTTATACATATAATTTAAAAGGGAATGATAGACATCACCAAATTGAAAACTTTTGTGGCGGTTGCAGACTTAGGAAGCTTCTCAAAAGCTTCGGAAATACTTTACATAACACAACCAGCTGTCACTCAACAGATAAAGGCTCTTGAAAAGATAGTGGGGGCTAAGCTTTTCCAAAGACAGGGCGGTAAAATAGTGCTCACCAACGAAGGAAGGAGAATCTACGAGATAGCAAGGTCTCTTCTGAATGATTACGAAAACCTAATGGAAGAGATGGCAAAGATAAAG of the Hydrogenobacter hydrogenophilus genome contains:
- the hemH gene encoding ferrochelatase, encoding MTKIGVLLLNMGGPDSLSAVEPFLYNLFSDHDIIEIPRLIQKPVAKLISKLRAKKTRHYYEVMGGKSPQKEQTERQAQALQRELGEDFKVAIAMRYWHPFTEEALEELFKEGINRIVLLPMYPQYSKTTTGSSFNEFDRVFKRFPQVPVVKVKSYHDHPLYIKAMVENIKENLPNWEDYFFLFTAHSLPVSVIKRGDPYQKQTEETVRLIVEHFPKVEYALGYQSKIGPVKWLEPPTDKLIEETIKAGYKRIAVIPVSFVCEHSETLYELDVSYKKLAENLGVESFVRIPTLKDHPLFISALKEIILSHL
- a CDS encoding low molecular weight phosphatase family protein, with the translated sequence MKLCFVSTGGAVRGVMAQAIARKLSRDALLNLDIYSAGVEPLSDVPQEVIQVLKEKGYPTEGIKPKGIEEIPYEEMDIIITLSPEARDRCPYVPTHKRREHWVLEEIKDTSDLNALRKLRDQIEENVNSLFKIR